The Falco rusticolus isolate bFalRus1 chromosome 5, bFalRus1.pri, whole genome shotgun sequence genome has a segment encoding these proteins:
- the LOC119148235 gene encoding early activation antigen CD69-like, with translation MTQAFLEDAKSSNAKQDASQGVEASSCVWRTRRCFEEWFKKHKYCVCVFLLVVLVLVLSFITKCRLPSGAKPGMCPRDWIGYREKCYFFPEEQKNWTSSQTFCTEHGSSLAVFESPDEMQAFTKLLKFEEAWIGLHKIGERYYWENGIALEMDKFHIQNHSDCAYLYDSVISTSACSLPRYFICVRLP, from the exons ATGACACAAGCATTTCTGGAGGATGCAAAATCCAGTAATGCCAAACAAGATGCCAGTCAAGGCGTGGAAGCTAGTTCATGCGTGTGGAGGACAAGGAGATGCTTTGAAGAGTGGTTCAAGAAGCACAAATATTGCGTGTGTG TTTTTCTGCTAgttgtgctggtgctggtgctttCCTTCATCACTAAATGCAGACTTCCATCTG GTGCAAAACCTGGGATGTGCCCCAGGGACTGGATAGGTTACAGagagaaatgttatttcttccCAGAGGAGCAAAAAAACTGGACGTCTAGTCAGACCTTCTGTACTGAGCATGGATCCTCGCTAGCTGTTTTTGAAAGCCCGGATGAAATG caggctTTCACTAAGCTTTTGAAATTTGAAGAGGCCTGGATTGGGTTGCACAAGATAGGTGAAAGATACTACTGGGAGAACGGTATTGCCTTGGAGATGGACAA gtTCCACATACAGAATCACTCCGACTGTGCCTACTTGTATGACTCCGTTATTTCTACATCAGCATGCTCTTTGCCTAGGTACTTCATCTGCGTCAGGCTTCCCTAA